From one Streptomyces sp. ICC1 genomic stretch:
- a CDS encoding acyltransferase — protein MSAPGTGILAAARAAAGRIDAKTPAHRDRAVDGLRALALLAVPTGHWLLGGFTLDSDGALHNASPLTAFGALAPASWLLQMLGIFFLVGGYASVLSFRRRTATTGAWLKGRIARLGRPVLGVTAVWALAAPVLYAAGVPEATLRTGATLVIQPLWFVGVYVAVTALTPFCVRAARRLGGWAAAPLLGSVAVVDFLRYGPFADSVPGWLALVNILPGWLFAYQLGVSWGEGRIGRRGAWLLLAGGGVLFAVLLAVFHYPASMVGVPGEARTNSHPPSLLVLALASAQSGAAILLRDRLGRLLARPALWAPVVVINLCAMTILCWHQTAMLAAAVPGSFAGGLAGLTTAPDSLGWIAARLAWMPVFAALLVGIARYARRFEEPWTKATAVRRTAAGVLSAGFAVFALGLA, from the coding sequence ATGAGCGCGCCGGGCACGGGCATCCTCGCCGCGGCACGGGCCGCCGCCGGTCGGATCGACGCCAAGACACCGGCCCACCGCGACCGGGCCGTCGACGGACTGCGGGCGCTGGCCCTGCTGGCCGTCCCCACCGGGCACTGGCTGCTCGGCGGGTTCACCCTCGACTCCGACGGGGCCCTGCACAACGCCAGTCCGCTCACCGCCTTCGGCGCCCTGGCCCCGGCGAGCTGGCTGCTGCAGATGCTCGGGATCTTCTTCCTCGTGGGGGGCTACGCCTCGGTGCTCTCCTTCCGGCGGCGCACCGCCACCACGGGGGCGTGGCTGAAGGGCCGGATCGCCCGGCTGGGGCGACCGGTCCTCGGGGTCACGGCGGTGTGGGCGCTGGCCGCGCCCGTGCTGTACGCGGCCGGGGTGCCCGAGGCCACGCTGCGGACCGGGGCCACGCTGGTGATCCAGCCGCTGTGGTTCGTCGGGGTGTACGTGGCGGTCACCGCGTTGACCCCCTTCTGCGTACGGGCCGCCCGCCGGCTCGGCGGCTGGGCGGCGGCTCCGCTGCTCGGCTCGGTCGCGGTGGTCGACTTCCTGCGCTACGGGCCCTTCGCGGACTCGGTGCCGGGCTGGCTGGCGCTGGTGAACATCCTCCCGGGCTGGCTGTTCGCCTACCAGCTGGGCGTGTCGTGGGGCGAGGGGCGGATCGGACGGCGCGGGGCGTGGCTGCTGCTGGCGGGCGGGGGCGTGCTGTTCGCGGTGCTGCTGGCGGTCTTCCACTACCCGGCGTCGATGGTCGGCGTGCCGGGCGAGGCCCGCACCAACTCGCATCCGCCGTCGCTGCTCGTCCTGGCGCTGGCCTCGGCCCAGTCGGGGGCGGCGATCCTGCTGCGGGACCGGCTGGGGCGGCTGCTGGCCCGGCCCGCGCTGTGGGCACCGGTGGTCGTGATCAACCTGTGCGCGATGACGATCCTGTGCTGGCACCAGACGGCGATGCTGGCGGCCGCCGTGCCGGGCTCCTTCGCGGGCGGGCTGGCGGGGCTGACGACGGCTCCGGACAGCCTGGGGTGGATCGCGGCCAGGCTGGCGTGGATGCCGGTCTTCGCGGCGCTGCTGGTGGGCATCGCCCGGTACGCGCGGCGGTTCGAGGAGCCGTGGACGAAGGCGACGGCGGTGCGCCGGACGGCGGCGGGCGTGCTGTCGGCGGGGTTCGCCGTCTTCGCGCTGGGGCTGGCGTAA
- a CDS encoding DUF350 domain-containing protein: protein MSDIINGLGRTTAFGGVGLVLLILGIVLVDVLTPGKLPKQIWEERNRNASVLLSSALLGIGGIVFTSIWTTYDDFGKGLLSTAAFGVLGLVLMGVAFLVLDLVTPGKLGVIVVDPEPHPAVWVTASCNIAVAAIVAASIA from the coding sequence ATGAGCGACATCATCAACGGACTTGGCCGCACCACGGCATTCGGCGGCGTGGGTCTGGTGCTGCTCATCCTCGGCATCGTCCTCGTGGACGTGCTGACCCCCGGCAAACTGCCGAAGCAGATCTGGGAGGAGCGCAACCGCAACGCCTCCGTCCTGCTGTCCTCCGCGCTGCTCGGCATCGGCGGCATCGTCTTCACCTCGATCTGGACGACCTACGACGACTTCGGCAAGGGCCTGCTCTCCACGGCGGCGTTCGGCGTCCTCGGCCTCGTCCTGATGGGCGTGGCCTTCCTGGTGCTGGACCTGGTGACCCCGGGCAAGCTCGGCGTCATCGTGGTCGACCCGGAGCCGCACCCCGCGGTGTGGGTGACGGCCTCCTGCAACATCGCGGTGGCCGCGATCGTCGCCGCCTCCATCGCCTGA
- a CDS encoding GNAT family N-acetyltransferase, protein MAKLRTALPAEAEALTGLVMRSKAHWGYDAGFLAACAPELRIAPGDEARRRIVVAEGGAGADGRGAPVLGLASLDGEPPLGRLGLLFVEPAAIGRGVGRLLYRDVLRRAAGLGFRRLLIDSDPHAAGFYRAVGAAEGAAADGVRYEAGGVRDVRDHRQRGRAGEEWEGAVGLVHAWFPGEGAPVGGRARPKWTVPAHRSRPGGKRSFRLCRTPRDPPVWYRYIDALVNCAVRQVV, encoded by the coding sequence GTGGCGAAGCTCAGGACCGCGCTGCCCGCGGAGGCCGAGGCGCTGACGGGGCTGGTCATGCGCTCGAAGGCGCACTGGGGCTACGACGCCGGGTTCCTGGCCGCGTGCGCGCCCGAGCTGCGGATCGCGCCCGGCGACGAGGCGCGCCGCCGGATCGTGGTAGCCGAGGGCGGAGCCGGAGCCGACGGCCGCGGAGCGCCGGTGCTCGGGCTGGCCTCCCTGGACGGCGAGCCCCCGCTCGGGCGGCTCGGGCTGCTCTTCGTGGAGCCGGCCGCCATCGGCCGGGGCGTGGGGCGGCTGCTCTACCGGGACGTGCTGCGGCGCGCCGCCGGGCTCGGTTTCCGCCGGCTGCTCATCGACTCCGATCCGCACGCCGCCGGGTTCTACCGGGCCGTGGGCGCGGCGGAGGGGGCCGCGGCGGACGGGGTCCGGTACGAAGCGGGAGGAGTGCGGGACGTGCGGGATCACCGGCAACGCGGCCGGGCCGGGGAGGAGTGGGAGGGGGCCGTGGGCCTGGTGCATGCGTGGTTCCCCGGTGAGGGGGCTCCCGTCGGGGGCCGTGCGCGGCCCAAATGGACTGTACCGGCCCACCGTTCGAGGCCTGGGGGGAAGCGATCATTCCGATTGTGTCGGACCCCCCGCGACCCGCCGGTCTGGTACCGATATATCGATGCCCTAGTCAACTGTGCTGTCCGACAGGTGGTCTGA
- a CDS encoding trimeric intracellular cation channel family protein, with product MLHDLFPPGIQHGLDLAGIFVFATAGALLAVRKNFDVFGIVVLALVTALGGGLFRDIVIGATPAAAFGDLGFFVTPLIAAALVFFLHPEVQRINRAINVFDAAGLGLFCVTGTTKAYEFGLGLTASAALGVATAVGGGVLRDVLVNEVPSLLRDREMYAVPAVIGASMVALFISFDALNGITTGLAIVTTFVLRLLAIRYHWRAPLAWNRRSAVAEEP from the coding sequence GTGCTCCACGATCTCTTCCCGCCCGGAATCCAGCACGGCCTGGACCTCGCGGGCATCTTCGTCTTCGCCACGGCCGGCGCCCTGCTCGCCGTACGCAAGAACTTCGACGTCTTCGGCATCGTCGTCCTCGCGCTCGTCACGGCCCTCGGCGGCGGCCTGTTCCGCGACATCGTCATCGGTGCCACGCCCGCCGCCGCCTTCGGCGACCTCGGCTTCTTCGTCACCCCGCTGATCGCCGCCGCGTTGGTCTTCTTCCTGCATCCCGAGGTCCAGCGGATCAACCGCGCCATCAACGTCTTCGACGCGGCCGGCCTCGGGCTGTTCTGCGTGACGGGCACGACGAAGGCCTACGAGTTCGGCCTCGGCCTCACCGCGTCCGCCGCGCTCGGCGTGGCCACGGCCGTCGGCGGGGGCGTGCTGCGGGACGTACTCGTCAACGAGGTGCCGTCGCTGCTGCGCGACCGGGAGATGTACGCCGTGCCGGCCGTCATCGGCGCCTCGATGGTGGCCCTGTTCATCAGCTTCGACGCCCTGAACGGGATCACGACCGGCCTCGCGATCGTCACCACCTTCGTGCTGCGGCTGCTGGCCATCCGCTACCACTGGCGGGCGCCGCTCGCGTGGAACCGCCGCTCGGCGGTGGCGGAGGAGCCGTAA
- a CDS encoding thioesterase family protein — protein sequence MSHAAAKASIGDSEFDRDTAVTARAGEPGVYDADLSAGWTIITAVNGGYLLALVGRALSAALPHPDPFTVSAHYLTSSVPGPAVIRTEVVRIGRTLSTGQASLFQYDESGAEVERIRVLASYGDLATLPDAVHTTALPPVIPAYEDCLGPEAGPAPIPGSSAIVDRLRLRLDPATAGWAVGQPSGKGEMRSWFELADGRDADPFSLLLAVDALPPTSFDLGLVGWTPTVELTTHVRHRPAPGPLRVAITTRNLSGGFLEEDAEVWDSADRLVAQSRQLARAPRIPS from the coding sequence ATGTCACACGCAGCTGCCAAGGCCTCCATCGGCGACAGCGAGTTCGACCGCGACACCGCCGTCACCGCCCGCGCGGGCGAGCCCGGGGTGTACGACGCGGACCTCTCCGCCGGGTGGACGATCATCACCGCCGTCAACGGCGGCTACCTGCTGGCCCTCGTGGGCCGCGCCCTGTCCGCGGCCCTGCCGCACCCGGACCCCTTCACGGTCTCCGCGCACTACCTGACCTCGTCCGTGCCCGGCCCCGCCGTGATCCGCACCGAGGTCGTACGGATCGGCCGCACGCTCTCCACCGGCCAGGCCTCCCTCTTCCAGTACGACGAGAGCGGCGCCGAGGTCGAGCGGATCCGCGTCCTGGCCTCCTACGGGGACCTCGCGACGCTCCCGGACGCCGTCCACACCACGGCCCTGCCGCCCGTCATCCCCGCGTACGAGGACTGCCTCGGCCCCGAGGCCGGCCCGGCCCCGATCCCCGGCAGCTCCGCCATCGTGGACCGGCTCCGGCTGCGCCTGGACCCGGCGACGGCCGGCTGGGCGGTCGGACAGCCCTCGGGCAAGGGCGAGATGCGATCCTGGTTCGAGCTGGCCGACGGGCGCGACGCGGACCCGTTCTCCCTGCTCCTGGCCGTCGACGCGCTCCCGCCGACCTCCTTCGACCTCGGCCTGGTCGGCTGGACCCCGACGGTGGAACTCACCACCCACGTCCGCCACCGCCCGGCCCCCGGTCCGCTGCGCGTCGCCATCACCACGCGCAACCTCTCGGGCGGCTTCCTGGAGGAGGACGCGGAGGTCTGGGACTCGGCGGACCGCCTGGTGGCCCAGTCCCGCCAGCTCGCCCGCGCGCCCCGCATCCCTTCCTGA
- a CDS encoding cysteine desulfurase family protein has translation MAYLDHAATTPMLPEAAAAMTAQFAVTGNASSLHAAGRRARRTVEEAREALAEALGARPSEVVFTAGGTEADNLAVKGLYWARRDADPARTRVLASPVEHHAVLDAVHWLAEHEGARVEYLPVDRYGRVHPEAFREAIERNPDDVALATVMWANNEIGTVMPIAELSAVAAEFAIPLHSDAVQAFGQLDVRFGDSGLAAMTVSGHKVGGPYGIGALLLGRDQSPVPVLHGGGQERHVRSGTLDVPAIAAFAVAAVLAAERRERFAAEIGALRDELVAAVLREVPDAVLGGDPAGRLPANAHFSFPGCEGDSLLLLLDAQGIECSTGSACTAGVAQPSHVLLATGTDPQLARGTLRFSLGHTSTKADVDAVAAAIGPAVTRARTAGLS, from the coding sequence ATGGCCTACCTCGACCACGCCGCCACCACTCCGATGCTTCCGGAGGCCGCTGCGGCGATGACCGCGCAGTTCGCCGTCACGGGCAACGCGTCCTCCCTGCATGCCGCCGGCCGCCGCGCCCGCCGCACCGTCGAGGAGGCCCGTGAGGCCCTCGCCGAGGCACTCGGGGCCCGTCCGAGCGAGGTGGTCTTCACCGCCGGCGGCACGGAGGCCGACAACCTCGCCGTCAAGGGGCTCTACTGGGCCCGCCGCGACGCCGACCCCGCCCGGACCCGCGTCCTCGCCAGCCCCGTCGAGCACCACGCCGTCCTCGACGCCGTGCACTGGCTCGCCGAGCACGAGGGGGCACGCGTCGAGTACCTCCCGGTCGACCGCTACGGCCGCGTGCACCCGGAAGCCTTCCGCGAGGCGATCGAGCGCAACCCCGACGATGTCGCCCTCGCCACCGTCATGTGGGCCAACAACGAGATCGGCACCGTCATGCCGATCGCCGAACTGTCCGCCGTGGCGGCCGAGTTCGCAATCCCCCTGCACTCCGACGCCGTCCAGGCCTTCGGTCAGCTCGACGTCCGCTTCGGTGACAGCGGCCTCGCCGCCATGACCGTCAGCGGTCACAAGGTCGGCGGACCGTACGGGATCGGCGCGCTGCTGCTCGGGCGCGACCAGAGCCCCGTACCGGTCCTGCACGGCGGCGGCCAGGAGCGGCACGTCCGCTCCGGGACCCTCGACGTCCCGGCGATCGCCGCCTTCGCCGTCGCGGCCGTGCTCGCCGCCGAGCGGCGCGAACGGTTCGCCGCCGAGATCGGCGCGCTGCGGGACGAGCTCGTCGCCGCCGTGCTCCGGGAGGTCCCCGACGCGGTCCTGGGCGGCGACCCGGCCGGCCGGCTCCCCGCCAACGCCCACTTCAGCTTCCCCGGCTGCGAGGGCGACTCCCTGCTGCTCCTGCTCGACGCCCAGGGCATCGAGTGCTCCACCGGCTCCGCCTGCACGGCGGGCGTGGCACAGCCCAGCCACGTCCTGCTGGCCACCGGCACCGACCCGCAGCTGGCCCGCGGCACCCTGCGGTTCTCGCTGGGCCACACCTCCACCAAGGCCGACGTCGACGCGGTGGCCGCCGCCATCGGCCCGGCCGTGACCCGCGCCCGCACGGCGGGCCTCAGCTAG
- a CDS encoding peptidoglycan recognition family protein, giving the protein MGGKGDKGGTGNKGRPGRTRRAVLFGGLGVLTAAAVAGRDEIGRAWWLVPGVSKPRKDGELDHAGASWTAASPANWRLADRPADYRVDRIVVHVTQGGFASSVDAFKNPFHRASAHYIVDQDGHIEQMVRELDVAFHSGNRSMNERSVGIEHVGFVDRPKDFTDAMYGASARLAADICKRYGIPADRKHFLGHSEVPGADHTDPGRHWDWDRYLRMVNEAGAAGA; this is encoded by the coding sequence ATGGGCGGCAAGGGCGACAAGGGCGGTACGGGCAACAAAGGGCGGCCCGGGCGGACCCGCAGGGCGGTGCTGTTCGGCGGGCTCGGGGTGCTGACGGCCGCGGCGGTCGCCGGGCGCGACGAGATCGGGCGGGCCTGGTGGCTGGTGCCCGGGGTGTCCAAGCCGCGGAAGGACGGCGAGCTGGACCACGCGGGGGCTTCCTGGACGGCGGCCTCTCCGGCGAACTGGCGGCTCGCGGACCGGCCCGCGGACTACCGGGTGGACCGGATCGTGGTGCATGTCACGCAGGGCGGCTTCGCGTCCTCGGTGGACGCGTTCAAGAATCCGTTCCACCGGGCTTCGGCGCACTACATAGTCGACCAGGACGGCCACATAGAGCAGATGGTGCGCGAGCTCGATGTCGCCTTCCACTCGGGCAACCGCTCCATGAACGAGCGCAGCGTCGGCATCGAGCACGTCGGGTTCGTGGACCGGCCGAAGGACTTCACGGACGCGATGTACGGGGCTTCGGCGCGGCTCGCCGCCGACATCTGCAAGCGGTACGGGATACCCGCCGACCGCAAGCATTTCCTCGGGCACTCCGAGGTGCCGGGAGCCGACCACACGGACCCCGGCCGCCACTGGGACTGGGACCGCTACCTCCGCATGGTCAACGAGGCCGGCGCGGCGGGCGCCTAG
- the mnmA gene encoding tRNA 2-thiouridine(34) synthase MnmA — protein sequence MTENLPSSPRPLRVLAAMSGGVDSAVAAARAVEAGHDVTGVHLALSANPQSFRTGARGCCTIEDSRDARRAADVIGIPFYVWDLAERFREDVVEDFIAEYEAGRTPNPCLRCNEKIKFAALLDKALALGFDAVCTGHYATVVLNGDGTRELHRASDMAKDQSYVLGVLDEKQLAHALFPLGDTLTTKDEIRAEAEERGLAVAKKPDSHDICFIADGDTQGFLAGRLGKAEGDIVDEATGEKVGTHEGAFGFTIGQRKGLRIGHPAPDGKPRYVLDISPVNNTVTVGPVEALDVTALTAIRPRWCGSSPAAPGTYTAQLRAHGGETEVFAELVDGELRVSFTEPVRGVAPGQAIVLYDGTRVVGSATIAATTRATAAV from the coding sequence ATGACTGAGAACCTGCCGAGCAGCCCCCGCCCCCTCCGCGTCCTGGCCGCCATGTCCGGCGGAGTGGACTCCGCCGTCGCCGCCGCACGCGCCGTCGAAGCCGGGCACGACGTGACCGGCGTCCACCTCGCGCTCTCCGCGAACCCGCAGTCCTTCCGGACCGGTGCCCGCGGCTGCTGCACGATCGAGGACTCCCGCGACGCCCGCCGCGCGGCCGACGTCATCGGCATCCCCTTCTACGTCTGGGACCTCGCCGAGCGCTTCCGCGAGGACGTGGTCGAGGACTTCATCGCCGAGTACGAGGCCGGGCGCACCCCGAACCCCTGCCTGCGCTGCAACGAGAAGATCAAATTCGCGGCGCTGCTCGACAAGGCCCTCGCCCTCGGCTTCGACGCCGTCTGCACCGGCCACTACGCCACCGTCGTCCTGAACGGGGACGGCACGCGCGAGCTGCACCGCGCCTCCGACATGGCCAAGGACCAGTCGTACGTCCTCGGCGTCCTCGACGAGAAGCAGCTCGCCCACGCGCTCTTCCCGCTCGGCGACACCCTCACCACCAAGGACGAGATCCGCGCCGAGGCCGAGGAGCGGGGCCTGGCCGTCGCGAAGAAGCCCGACAGCCACGACATCTGCTTCATCGCCGACGGCGACACCCAGGGCTTCCTCGCCGGCCGCCTCGGCAAGGCCGAGGGCGACATCGTCGACGAGGCCACCGGCGAGAAGGTCGGCACCCACGAGGGCGCCTTCGGCTTCACCATCGGCCAGCGCAAGGGCCTGCGGATCGGCCACCCGGCCCCCGACGGCAAGCCGCGCTACGTCCTCGACATCTCCCCGGTGAACAACACCGTCACCGTCGGCCCCGTCGAGGCCCTCGACGTCACCGCCCTCACCGCGATCCGCCCCCGCTGGTGCGGCTCCAGCCCCGCCGCCCCCGGTACGTACACCGCGCAGCTGCGCGCCCACGGCGGCGAGACCGAGGTCTTCGCCGAGCTCGTGGACGGCGAGCTGCGCGTCTCCTTCACCGAGCCGGTCCGCGGCGTGGCCCCCGGCCAGGCGATCGTCCTCTACGACGGCACCCGCGTGGTCGGCTCCGCCACGATCGCCGCGACGACCAGGGCCACGGCGGCCGTCTAG
- a CDS encoding NADP-dependent oxidoreductase, with protein MRAIVVSQWGGPEVLTETELDRPEPGPGEILVRVHAAGVNPVDWKVRAGGTFVPWEPALVLGWDVSGTVEAAGPGVTLFQPGDEVFGMPRFPLPAGGYAEYVTATARHFTRKPAAIDHVQAAALPLAALTAWQALTDTAGVRPGQRVLVHAAAGGVGHFAVQIAKALGAYVIGTASAAKHEVLRSLGADELIDYRTTVFEDAVSEVDVVIDAIGGDYAARSLKVLRPGGHLITLNSPDDVPAGAEGFRTGWTLVEPDHAGLRAIAALVEEGKLRPIVETVLPLAEAAKAHEIGERGRTTGKIVLTVA; from the coding sequence ATGCGCGCCATCGTCGTCAGCCAGTGGGGCGGACCCGAGGTACTCACCGAGACCGAGCTGGACCGGCCGGAGCCGGGCCCGGGCGAGATCCTGGTACGGGTCCACGCGGCCGGGGTGAACCCGGTGGACTGGAAGGTCCGGGCCGGCGGCACCTTCGTCCCCTGGGAGCCGGCGCTCGTCCTGGGCTGGGACGTGTCCGGCACGGTCGAGGCCGCCGGCCCCGGCGTGACCCTCTTCCAGCCGGGCGACGAGGTCTTCGGCATGCCCCGCTTCCCGCTCCCGGCGGGCGGCTACGCCGAGTACGTCACGGCCACGGCCCGGCACTTCACCCGCAAGCCGGCCGCGATCGACCACGTCCAGGCGGCCGCGCTCCCGCTGGCCGCGCTGACCGCCTGGCAGGCGCTCACCGACACCGCCGGCGTGCGGCCGGGGCAGCGGGTCCTGGTACACGCGGCGGCGGGCGGCGTGGGGCACTTCGCCGTGCAGATCGCCAAGGCGCTCGGGGCGTACGTGATCGGCACCGCCAGCGCCGCCAAGCACGAGGTGCTCCGCTCGCTCGGGGCCGACGAACTGATCGACTACCGGACCACGGTGTTCGAGGACGCGGTGTCGGAGGTCGACGTCGTGATCGACGCCATCGGCGGGGACTACGCGGCGCGCTCCCTGAAGGTGCTGCGCCCCGGCGGGCACCTGATCACCCTGAACAGCCCGGACGACGTACCGGCCGGCGCGGAGGGCTTCCGCACCGGCTGGACCCTCGTGGAGCCGGACCACGCGGGCCTGAGGGCCATCGCGGCCCTCGTGGAGGAGGGGAAGCTGCGGCCGATCGTCGAGACGGTGCTGCCCCTGGCCGAGGCCGCGAAGGCGCACGAGATCGGCGAGCGCGGGCGCACCACCGGCAAGATCGTGCTGACGGTGGCCTGA
- a CDS encoding helix-turn-helix domain-containing protein, which yields MHRIAVLALEGVPPFELGMPSRVFGNAVDDSWKPLYEVTVCTVDGQPVTSDAGFTVGVSAGPEALAAADTVIIPPTNVMMALEQGVPLPRPLADALAAIRPGTRLVSICTGSYVLAAAGLLDGRPATTHWIKAPAFQRAFPRVKLDEDVLFVDDGDILTSAGVAAGVDLCLYMVRQDHGTAVANRAARLCVVPPWRDGGQAQYIDRPVPEPTLATTTATRAWALERLAEPVALAELAAHARMSLRTFTRRFRDEVGMTPVQWLTVQRLEVARHLLESSDLPVDLVAHRSGFGSANSLRQHMRASLGVSPIAYRRTFQPNSVLPTHH from the coding sequence ATGCACCGGATCGCCGTACTCGCCCTCGAAGGCGTCCCTCCGTTCGAGCTCGGGATGCCCTCCCGGGTGTTCGGCAACGCCGTCGACGACTCCTGGAAGCCGCTCTACGAGGTGACCGTCTGCACCGTCGACGGGCAGCCCGTGACCAGCGACGCGGGCTTCACGGTCGGGGTCTCGGCGGGGCCCGAGGCCCTCGCGGCCGCCGATACGGTGATCATCCCGCCGACCAACGTCATGATGGCGCTGGAGCAGGGCGTACCCCTGCCCCGGCCGCTCGCGGACGCCCTCGCCGCGATCCGCCCCGGCACCCGGCTGGTGTCGATCTGCACCGGCTCCTACGTGCTCGCCGCCGCCGGCCTGCTCGACGGCCGGCCCGCCACCACGCACTGGATCAAGGCGCCCGCCTTTCAGCGGGCCTTCCCGCGCGTCAAGCTCGACGAGGACGTGCTCTTCGTCGACGACGGGGACATCCTGACCTCCGCCGGGGTCGCCGCCGGCGTGGACCTCTGCCTCTACATGGTCCGCCAGGACCACGGCACGGCCGTGGCCAACCGCGCGGCGCGCCTGTGCGTCGTACCGCCGTGGCGCGACGGCGGCCAGGCGCAGTACATCGACCGGCCCGTCCCGGAACCCACCCTCGCCACCACCACCGCCACCCGCGCCTGGGCCCTGGAACGCCTTGCCGAGCCCGTCGCGCTCGCCGAACTGGCCGCCCACGCCCGGATGAGCCTGCGCACCTTCACCCGGCGGTTCCGCGACGAGGTGGGCATGACCCCGGTCCAGTGGCTCACCGTCCAACGCCTCGAAGTCGCCCGCCACTTGCTGGAGTCCAGCGATCTTCCCGTGGACCTGGTCGCCCACCGGTCGGGATTCGGCTCAGCCAACTCCCTGCGCCAGCACATGCGGGCGTCCCTCGGTGTCTCCCCGATCGCCTACCGCCGCACCTTCCAGCCCAACTCAGTTCTACCCACGCACCATTGA